Proteins from a genomic interval of Streptomyces sp. Tu6071:
- a CDS encoding zinc-binding dehydrogenase has product MKAAVTKGLGQGFVVEDVTLAEPTGHEVRVEVRASGLCHSDLSVATFLGGEFPAVLGHEVAGVVTATGPDVTQVSVGDHVVGSLIQYCGACVNCLAGRTYLCERPETTVRAPGEAPRLSWNGEPVWNFSGLSGFAQEALIHENQLGVIPEEMPFAPAALLGCGVLTGAGAVLNSANVRQGETVVVMGAGGVGMNAVSGARLAGAGLIIVTDIEDGKLERARAFGATDVVNSRTNDPVEAVRELTGGGADHVFDFVGARPVTAQGFQMLGRGGGLYLIGIAGTDAGIDVSALSALTYSQKVQGVYMGSSHLKRDIPFYASMYLQGRMNLDDLVSQEIALDEIDAGYEALKDGTTARVVVTDLLR; this is encoded by the coding sequence TGAAGGCAGCAGTCACCAAGGGTCTGGGGCAGGGCTTCGTCGTCGAGGACGTCACGCTCGCCGAGCCGACAGGGCACGAGGTCAGGGTCGAGGTGCGGGCCTCCGGGCTCTGCCACTCCGACCTCAGCGTCGCGACCTTCCTCGGCGGCGAGTTCCCCGCCGTCCTCGGCCACGAGGTCGCGGGCGTCGTCACCGCGACGGGCCCCGACGTCACCCAGGTCAGCGTCGGCGACCACGTCGTCGGCAGCCTCATCCAGTACTGCGGCGCGTGCGTCAACTGCCTCGCGGGGCGTACGTACCTCTGCGAGCGCCCCGAGACGACGGTCCGCGCCCCCGGCGAGGCCCCCCGGCTGAGCTGGAACGGCGAGCCCGTCTGGAACTTCTCCGGGCTCAGCGGCTTCGCGCAGGAAGCGCTCATCCACGAGAACCAGCTCGGTGTCATCCCGGAGGAGATGCCCTTCGCACCGGCCGCGCTGCTCGGCTGCGGGGTCCTGACGGGGGCGGGCGCGGTACTCAACAGCGCGAACGTGCGGCAGGGCGAGACCGTGGTCGTCATGGGCGCGGGCGGCGTCGGGATGAACGCGGTGAGCGGCGCGCGGCTCGCGGGGGCGGGGCTGATCATCGTGACGGACATCGAGGACGGGAAGCTGGAGCGGGCGCGGGCCTTCGGCGCGACGGACGTCGTCAACTCCCGCACGAACGACCCCGTCGAGGCGGTCCGCGAGCTGACCGGCGGCGGCGCGGACCACGTCTTCGACTTCGTCGGCGCGCGGCCCGTCACCGCGCAGGGCTTCCAGATGCTCGGCAGGGGCGGCGGCCTCTACCTCATCGGGATCGCCGGTACGGACGCGGGCATCGACGTCAGCGCCCTGAGCGCGCTCACCTACTCGCAGAAGGTGCAGGGCGTCTACATGGGCTCCTCGCACCTCAAGCGGGACATCCCCTTCTACGCCTCGATGTACCTCCAGGGCCGGATGAACCTCGACGACCTGGTCTCCCAGGAGATCGCGCTCGACGAGATCGACGCCGGGTACGAGGCGCTCAAGGACGGCACGACGGCCCGGGTGGTCGTGACCGACCTCCTCCGCTGA
- the rpsJ gene encoding 30S ribosomal protein S10, with protein sequence MAGQKIRIRLKAYDHEVIDSSAKKIVETVTRTGASVAGPVPLPTEKNVYCVIKSPHKYKDSREHFEMRTHKRLIDILDPTPKTVDSLMRLDLPAGVDIEIKL encoded by the coding sequence ATGGCGGGACAGAAGATCCGCATCCGGCTCAAGGCCTACGACCACGAGGTCATCGACTCCTCGGCGAAGAAGATCGTCGAGACGGTGACGCGTACTGGTGCGTCGGTCGCGGGCCCGGTGCCGCTGCCCACTGAGAAGAACGTGTACTGCGTCATCAAGTCGCCGCACAAGTACAAGGACTCGCGCGAGCACTTCGAGATGCGTACCCACAAGCGCCTGATCGACATCCTCGACCCGACGCCCAAGACCGTTGACTCCCTGATGCGACTCGACCTCCCGGCCGGTGTCGACATCGAGATCAAGCTCTGA
- the rplC gene encoding 50S ribosomal protein L3: MTKQIKGILGEKLGMTQVWDDNNRVVPVTVVKAGPCVVTQVRTNDSDGYESVQIAFGEIDPRKVNKPLKGHFAKADVTPRRHLVEIRTSDSSEYTLGQEVTAETFESGVKVDVTGKSKGKGFAGVMKRHNFKGLGAGHGTQRKHRSPGSIGGCATPGRVFKGLRMAGRMGNERVTTQNLTVHAVDAEKGLLLIKGAVPGPNGGLVLVRTAAKGA, encoded by the coding sequence ATGACGAAGCAGATCAAGGGCATCCTGGGCGAGAAGCTCGGTATGACGCAGGTTTGGGACGACAACAACCGCGTTGTCCCCGTGACCGTCGTCAAGGCCGGTCCCTGCGTCGTGACCCAGGTGCGTACGAACGACAGCGACGGCTACGAGTCGGTCCAGATCGCCTTCGGCGAGATCGACCCGCGCAAGGTGAACAAGCCCCTCAAGGGCCACTTCGCCAAGGCCGACGTGACCCCCCGCCGCCACCTCGTCGAGATCCGTACCTCGGACTCCTCCGAGTACACCCTCGGCCAGGAAGTCACCGCCGAGACCTTCGAGTCGGGCGTGAAGGTCGACGTCACCGGCAAGAGCAAGGGCAAGGGCTTCGCCGGTGTCATGAAGCGTCACAACTTCAAGGGCCTCGGCGCCGGGCACGGCACCCAGCGCAAGCACCGCTCGCCCGGTTCCATCGGTGGCTGCGCCACCCCGGGCCGCGTGTTCAAGGGCCTGCGCATGGCGGGCCGCATGGGCAACGAGCGGGTCACCACCCAGAACCTGACCGTCCACGCCGTTGACGCGGAGAAGGGTCTGCTGCTCATCAAGGGCGCCGTCCCCGGTCCGAACGGCGGCCTCGTCCTGGTCCGCACCGCGGCCAAGGGGGCCTGA
- the rplD gene encoding 50S ribosomal protein L4, which yields MSTVDILSPAGDKAGTVELPAEIFDAKVSVPLIHQVVVAQLAAARQGTHKTKTRGEVRGGGKKPYRQKGTGRARQGSTRAPQFAGGGVVHGPVPRDYSQRTPKKMKAAALRGALSDRARNARIHVVSGVIEGEVSTKAAKTLFGKISERKNLLLVAERSDEAAWLSARNLPRVHILEPGQLNTYDVLVSDDVVFTQAAFESFVAGPQANDKEGSDA from the coding sequence ATGAGCACTGTTGACATCCTTTCGCCCGCGGGCGACAAGGCCGGGACCGTCGAGCTCCCCGCGGAGATCTTCGACGCGAAGGTCAGCGTCCCGCTGATCCACCAGGTCGTCGTCGCTCAGCTGGCCGCTGCCCGCCAGGGCACGCACAAGACGAAGACGCGTGGCGAGGTCCGCGGCGGCGGCAAGAAGCCGTACCGCCAGAAGGGCACCGGTCGCGCCCGCCAGGGCTCGACCCGCGCTCCGCAGTTCGCCGGTGGTGGCGTCGTGCACGGTCCCGTGCCGCGTGACTACTCGCAGCGCACCCCGAAGAAGATGAAGGCCGCCGCCCTGCGCGGTGCCCTCTCCGACCGGGCCCGCAACGCGCGCATCCACGTCGTCTCCGGCGTGATCGAGGGCGAGGTCTCCACGAAGGCCGCGAAGACGCTGTTCGGCAAGATCTCGGAGCGCAAGAACCTGCTCCTGGTCGCCGAGCGCTCCGACGAGGCCGCGTGGCTCTCCGCCCGCAACCTGCCCCGGGTGCACATCCTGGAGCCGGGCCAGCTGAACACGTACGACGTTCTCGTCTCGGACGACGTGGTCTTCACCCAGGCCGCTTTCGAGTCCTTCGTCGCCGGCCCGCAGGCCAACGACAAGGAAGGGAGTGACGCCTGA
- the rplW gene encoding 50S ribosomal protein L23: MATRHPSIASKAAKAAKAARVAKARRHEAEGKNTVETPLSKSFTDPRDVLLRPVVSEKSYALLDEGKYTFIVDPRANKTQIKQAVQAVFEVKVTGVNTINRQGKRKRTRTGFGKRADSKRAIVTLAEGDRIDIFGGPTS; the protein is encoded by the coding sequence ATGGCCACGCGTCACCCGAGCATCGCCTCGAAGGCGGCCAAGGCCGCCAAGGCCGCGCGCGTCGCCAAGGCGCGCCGCCACGAGGCCGAGGGCAAGAACACCGTCGAGACGCCGCTGAGCAAGAGCTTCACGGACCCCCGTGACGTCCTCCTGCGTCCGGTCGTCTCGGAGAAGAGCTACGCGCTGCTCGACGAGGGCAAGTACACCTTCATCGTCGACCCGCGGGCCAACAAGACCCAGATCAAGCAGGCCGTCCAGGCGGTCTTCGAGGTCAAGGTCACCGGGGTCAACACGATCAACCGCCAGGGCAAGCGCAAGCGCACCCGCACCGGCTTCGGCAAGCGTGCGGACAGCAAGCGCGCGATCGTGACCCTCGCCGAGGGCGACCGTATCGACATCTTCGGCGGTCCGACCTCCTGA
- the rplB gene encoding 50S ribosomal protein L2: MGIRKYKPTTPGRRGSSVADFVEVTRSTPEKSLVRPLHSKGGRNNAGRVTVRHQGGGHKRAYRVIDFRRHDKDGVPAKVAHIEYDPNRTARIALLHYADGEKRYIIAPRGLQQGDRVENGQGADIKPGNNLPLRHIPVGTTIHAIELRPGGGAKFARSAGASVQLLAREGAMATLRMPSGEIRMVDARCRATVGEVGNAEQSNINWGKAGRKRWLGVRPTVRGVAMNPVDHPHGGGEGKTSGGRHPVSPWGQKEGRTRSPKKASSKYIVRRRKTNKKR; this comes from the coding sequence ATGGGTATCCGCAAGTACAAGCCGACGACTCCGGGCCGTCGTGGCTCCAGCGTCGCCGACTTCGTCGAGGTCACGCGGTCCACGCCGGAGAAGTCGCTGGTCCGCCCGCTGCACAGCAAGGGCGGCCGTAACAACGCCGGTCGTGTGACCGTTCGCCACCAGGGTGGCGGACACAAGCGCGCCTACCGAGTGATCGACTTCCGTCGTCACGACAAGGACGGCGTGCCGGCGAAGGTCGCGCACATCGAGTACGACCCGAACCGCACCGCGCGCATCGCGCTGCTGCACTACGCCGACGGCGAGAAGCGCTACATCATCGCGCCGCGCGGCCTCCAGCAGGGCGACCGGGTCGAGAACGGCCAGGGCGCCGACATCAAGCCCGGCAACAACCTGCCGCTGCGTCACATCCCGGTCGGTACCACGATCCACGCGATCGAGCTCCGTCCCGGTGGCGGCGCGAAGTTCGCCCGCTCCGCCGGTGCCTCCGTGCAGCTGCTCGCTCGCGAGGGCGCCATGGCGACCCTCCGCATGCCGTCCGGCGAGATCCGCATGGTGGACGCGCGCTGCCGCGCCACCGTCGGTGAGGTCGGCAACGCCGAGCAGTCGAACATCAACTGGGGCAAGGCCGGCCGCAAGCGCTGGCTGGGCGTGCGCCCGACCGTTCGCGGTGTGGCGATGAACCCGGTTGACCACCCCCACGGTGGTGGTGAGGGCAAGACCTCCGGTGGTCGCCACCCGGTCAGCCCCTGGGGTCAGAAGGAGGGTCGTACGCGCTCTCCCAAGAAGGCGAGCAGCAAGTACATCGTCCGCCGCCGCAAGACGAACAAGAAGCGCTAG
- the rpsS gene encoding 30S ribosomal protein S19, whose amino-acid sequence MPRSLKKGPFVDDHLIKKVDVQNEAGTKNVIKTWSRRSMIVPAMLGHTIAVHNGKTHIPVFVTESMVGHKLGEFSPTRTFRGHVKDDRKSKRR is encoded by the coding sequence ATGCCGCGCAGTCTCAAGAAGGGGCCCTTCGTCGACGACCACCTCATCAAGAAGGTGGACGTACAGAACGAAGCCGGCACCAAGAACGTCATCAAGACCTGGTCCCGTCGCTCGATGATCGTCCCGGCCATGCTCGGCCACACGATCGCGGTGCACAACGGCAAGACCCACATCCCGGTGTTTGTCACCGAGTCCATGGTCGGCCACAAGCTCGGCGAGTTCTCGCCGACGCGCACCTTCCGGGGTCACGTCAAGGACGACCGGAAGTCGAAGCGCCGCTAA
- the rplV gene encoding 50S ribosomal protein L22, producing MEARAQARYIRVTPMKARRVVDLIRGMDATEAQAVLRFAPQAASEPVGKVLDSAIANAAHNYDHTDASTLVISEAYVDEGPTLKRFRPRAQGRAYRIRKRTSHITVVVSAKEGTR from the coding sequence ATGGAAGCCAGGGCCCAGGCGCGGTACATCCGCGTCACGCCCATGAAGGCCCGCCGTGTGGTGGACCTCATCCGTGGCATGGACGCCACGGAGGCCCAGGCGGTCCTGCGCTTCGCCCCGCAGGCCGCGAGTGAGCCCGTTGGCAAGGTGCTGGACAGCGCCATCGCCAACGCCGCGCACAACTACGACCACACCGACGCCTCCACGCTGGTCATCAGCGAGGCGTACGTCGACGAGGGCCCGACGCTCAAGCGTTTCCGTCCGCGCGCCCAGGGCCGCGCGTACCGGATTCGCAAGCGGACCAGCCACATCACCGTGGTCGTCAGCGCCAAGGAAGGAACCCGGTAA
- the rpsC gene encoding 30S ribosomal protein S3 has translation MGQKVNPHGFRLGITTDFKSRWYADKLYKDYVKEDVAIRRMMTKGMERAGISKVEIERTRDRVRVDIHTARPGIVIGRRGAEADRIRGELEKLTGKQVQLNILEVKNPEVDAQLVAQAVAEQLSSRVSFRRAMRKSMQSSMKAGAKGIKIQCGGRLGGAEMSRSEFYREGRVPLHTLRANVDYGFFEAKTTFGRIGVKVWIYKGDVKNIAEVRAENAAARAGNRPARGGNDRPARGGRGGERGGRGRKPQSTPAAEAPKAEAPAAASAPAESTGTEG, from the coding sequence ATGGGCCAGAAGGTAAACCCGCACGGGTTCCGGCTCGGCATCACCACCGACTTCAAGTCGCGGTGGTACGCCGACAAGCTGTACAAGGACTACGTCAAGGAAGACGTCGCCATTCGTCGCATGATGACGAAGGGCATGGAGCGCGCCGGTATCTCGAAGGTGGAGATCGAGCGCACCCGTGACCGCGTCCGCGTCGACATCCACACCGCCCGGCCGGGCATCGTCATCGGCCGTCGCGGCGCGGAGGCCGACCGCATCCGCGGCGAGCTGGAGAAGCTCACCGGCAAGCAGGTCCAGCTGAACATCCTCGAGGTCAAGAACCCCGAGGTCGACGCTCAGCTCGTGGCCCAGGCCGTCGCCGAGCAGCTCTCCAGCCGCGTCTCCTTCCGGCGGGCCATGCGCAAGAGCATGCAGTCCTCCATGAAGGCCGGTGCCAAGGGCATCAAGATCCAGTGCGGCGGTCGCCTCGGCGGCGCCGAGATGTCCCGCTCGGAGTTCTACCGCGAGGGCCGTGTGCCCCTGCACACGCTCCGCGCGAACGTGGACTACGGCTTCTTCGAGGCCAAGACGACCTTCGGCCGTATCGGCGTGAAGGTCTGGATCTACAAGGGCGACGTCAAGAACATCGCCGAGGTTCGCGCCGAGAACGCCGCGGCCCGCGCCGGTAACCGTCCGGCCCGTGGCGGCAACGACCGCCCGGCCCGTGGTGGCCGCGGTGGCGAGCGTGGCGGTCGCGGTCGTAAGCCGCAGTCGACGCCGGCTGCCGAGGCCCCCAAGGCCGAGGCTCCTGCCGCCGCGTCCGCTCCGGCCGAGAGCACCGGAACGGAGGGCTGA
- the rplP gene encoding 50S ribosomal protein L16, with translation MLIPRRVKHRKQHHPKRDGMAKGGTEVTFGEYGIQAVTPAYVTNRQIEAARIAMTRHIKRGGKVWINIYPDRPLTKKPAETRMGSGKGSPEWWIANVKPGRVMFELSYPNEKIAREALTRAAHKLPMKCRIVRREAGEA, from the coding sequence ATGCTGATCCCCCGCAGGGTCAAGCACCGCAAGCAGCACCACCCCAAGCGCGATGGCATGGCCAAGGGTGGTACGGAGGTCACGTTCGGCGAGTACGGCATCCAGGCCGTCACTCCCGCGTACGTCACCAACCGCCAGATCGAGGCGGCCCGTATCGCGATGACCCGCCACATCAAGCGTGGCGGCAAGGTCTGGATCAACATCTACCCGGACCGCCCGCTGACCAAGAAGCCCGCCGAGACCCGCATGGGTTCCGGTAAGGGTTCGCCGGAGTGGTGGATCGCGAACGTCAAGCCCGGTCGGGTGATGTTCGAGCTCTCCTACCCGAACGAGAAGATCGCTCGTGAGGCGCTCACCCGCGCGGCTCACAAGCTCCCGATGAAGTGCCGGATCGTGCGGCGCGAGGCAGGTGAGGCGTGA
- the rpmC gene encoding 50S ribosomal protein L29 → MSAGTKASELRELGNEELVAKLTEAKEELFNLRFQAATGQLENHGRLKAVRKDIARIYTLMRERELGIETVESA, encoded by the coding sequence ATGTCGGCCGGAACCAAGGCGTCCGAGCTGCGCGAGCTGGGCAACGAGGAGCTTGTTGCCAAGCTGACCGAGGCCAAGGAAGAGCTGTTCAACCTCCGCTTCCAGGCGGCGACCGGGCAGCTTGAGAACCACGGCCGGCTGAAGGCCGTCCGCAAGGACATCGCCCGGATCTACACCCTGATGCGTGAGCGCGAGCTGGGCATCGAGACGGTGGAGAGCGCCTGA
- the rpsQ gene encoding 30S ribosomal protein S17, with product MSESNVTEETKAARGQRKVREGLVVSDKMDKTVVVAVEDRVKHALYGKVIRRTHRLKAHDEQNSAGVGDRVLLMETRPLSAGKNWRIVEILEKAK from the coding sequence ATGAGCGAGAGCAACGTGACTGAAGAGACCAAGGCCGCACGCGGCCAGCGCAAGGTCCGCGAGGGCCTTGTCGTCAGCGACAAGATGGACAAGACCGTCGTCGTCGCTGTCGAGGACCGCGTCAAGCACGCGCTGTACGGCAAGGTCATCCGCCGTACGCACCGCCTGAAGGCTCACGACGAGCAGAACTCCGCCGGTGTCGGCGACCGCGTCCTCCTCATGGAGACCCGGCCGCTGTCCGCCGGCAAGAACTGGCGCATCGTCGAGATCCTCGAAAAGGCCAAGTAA
- the rplN gene encoding 50S ribosomal protein L14, with translation MIQQESRLRVADNTGAKEILTIRVLGGSGRRYAGIGDVIVATVKDAIPGGNVKKGDVVKAVIVRTVKERRRQDGSYIRFDENAAVILKNDGDPRGTRIFGPVGRELREKKFMKIISLAPEVL, from the coding sequence GTGATCCAGCAGGAGTCGCGACTGCGTGTCGCCGACAACACGGGTGCGAAGGAAATCCTCACCATCCGTGTTCTCGGTGGCTCCGGTCGCCGCTACGCGGGCATCGGTGACGTCATCGTCGCCACCGTGAAGGACGCGATCCCCGGCGGCAACGTGAAGAAGGGTGACGTCGTCAAGGCGGTCATCGTTCGCACCGTCAAGGAGCGCCGTCGCCAGGATGGCTCGTACATCCGCTTCGACGAGAACGCCGCCGTCATTCTCAAGAACGACGGCGACCCCCGCGGCACCCGTATCTTCGGCCCGGTGGGCCGTGAGCTGCGCGAGAAGAAGTTCATGAAGATCATCTCGCTCGCGCCGGAGGTGCTGTAA
- the rplX gene encoding 50S ribosomal protein L24, whose translation MKIKKGDLVQVITGKDKGKQGKVIAAFPREDRVLVEGVNRVKKHTKANQPGQASQAGGIITTEAPVHVSNVQLVVEKDGNKVVTRVGYRFDEDGNKIRVAKRTGEDI comes from the coding sequence ATGAAGATCAAGAAGGGCGACCTGGTCCAGGTCATCACCGGTAAGGACAAGGGCAAGCAGGGCAAGGTCATCGCGGCCTTCCCCCGCGAGGACCGCGTCCTGGTCGAGGGTGTCAACCGGGTCAAGAAGCACACCAAGGCGAACCAGCCCGGGCAGGCCTCGCAGGCCGGTGGCATCATCACCACCGAGGCGCCGGTCCACGTGAGCAACGTGCAGCTGGTCGTGGAGAAGGACGGCAACAAGGTCGTCACCCGCGTCGGCTACCGCTTCGACGAGGACGGCAACAAGATCCGCGTTGCCAAGCGGACGGGTGAGGACATCTGA
- the rplE gene encoding 50S ribosomal protein L5 — protein MTTTTAPRLKQKYREEIAGKLRDEFKYENVMQIPGLVKIVVNMGVGDAARDSKLMDGAIRDLTTITGQKPAVTKARKSIAQFKLREGQPIGAHVTLRGDRMWEFLDRTLSLALPRIRDFRGLSPKQFDGRGNYTFGLTEQVMFHEIDQDKIDRTRGMDITVVTTATNDEEGRALLRHLGFPFKEA, from the coding sequence ATGACGACCACCACTGCCCCCCGCCTGAAGCAGAAGTACCGCGAGGAGATCGCGGGCAAGCTGCGTGACGAGTTCAAGTACGAGAACGTCATGCAGATCCCCGGTCTCGTCAAGATCGTGGTCAACATGGGTGTCGGCGACGCCGCCCGTGACTCGAAGCTGATGGACGGCGCCATCCGCGACCTCACCACGATCACCGGCCAGAAGCCGGCCGTGACGAAGGCCCGGAAGTCCATCGCGCAGTTCAAGCTGCGCGAGGGCCAGCCCATCGGCGCCCACGTCACGCTCCGCGGCGACCGCATGTGGGAGTTCCTGGACCGCACCCTGTCGCTCGCGCTCCCGCGCATCCGCGACTTCCGCGGTCTGTCCCCCAAGCAGTTCGACGGCCGTGGCAACTACACCTTCGGTCTCACCGAGCAGGTCATGTTCCACGAGATCGACCAGGACAAGATCGACCGCACCCGGGGTATGGACATCACCGTGGTGACCACGGCGACCAACGACGAAGAGGGCCGCGCGCTCCTCCGTCACCTCGGCTTCCCGTTCAAGGAGGCGTGA
- a CDS encoding type Z 30S ribosomal protein S14: protein MAKKALIAKSERKPKFGVRAYTRCQRCGRPHSVYRKFGLCRVCLREMAHRGELPGVTKSSW from the coding sequence GTGGCGAAGAAGGCTCTCATCGCAAAGTCCGAGCGCAAGCCGAAGTTCGGCGTGCGCGCGTACACCCGCTGCCAGCGCTGCGGGCGTCCGCACTCCGTCTACCGCAAGTTCGGCCTGTGCCGCGTGTGCCTTCGTGAGATGGCCCACCGCGGCGAGCTGCCGGGCGTGACCAAGAGCAGCTGGTAG
- the rpsH gene encoding 30S ribosomal protein S8, translating to MTMTDPIADMLTRLRNANSAYHDSVSMPHSKIKSHIAEILQQEGFITGWKTEDAEVGKNLVIELKFGPNRERSIAGIKRISKPGLRVYAKSTNLPKVLGGLGVAVISTSHGLLTDKQASKKGVGGEVLAYVW from the coding sequence ATGACCATGACTGATCCCATCGCGGACATGCTGACGCGTCTGCGGAACGCCAACTCGGCGTACCACGACTCCGTGTCGATGCCGCACAGCAAGATCAAGTCGCACATCGCGGAGATCCTCCAGCAGGAGGGCTTCATCACCGGCTGGAAGACCGAGGACGCCGAGGTCGGCAAGAACCTCGTCATCGAGCTGAAGTTCGGCCCGAACCGTGAGCGCTCCATCGCGGGCATCAAGCGGATCTCGAAGCCGGGCCTGCGGGTCTACGCGAAGTCCACCAACCTGCCGAAGGTGCTCGGCGGCCTGGGCGTGGCGGTCATCTCCACGTCGCACGGTCTGCTCACCGACAAGCAGGCGTCGAAGAAGGGCGTGGGTGGGGAAGTCCTCGCCTACGTCTGGTAG
- the rplF gene encoding 50S ribosomal protein L6: MSRIGKLPITVPAGVDVTIDGRKVDVKGPKGTLSHTIAAPIDIAKGEDGTLSVTRPNDERQNRALHGLSRTLVANMITGVTQGYVKKLEISGVGYRVQAKGSNLEFALGYSHPITIEAPEGISFKVENPTHFSVEGIDKQKVGEVAANIRKLRKPDPYKAKGVKYEGEVIRRKVGKAGK, translated from the coding sequence ATGTCGCGAATCGGCAAGCTGCCCATCACGGTTCCCGCCGGCGTGGACGTCACCATCGACGGGCGCAAGGTTGACGTGAAGGGCCCCAAGGGCACCCTCAGCCACACCATCGCCGCCCCGATCGACATCGCCAAGGGCGAGGACGGCACCCTTTCGGTGACGCGCCCCAACGACGAGCGTCAGAACAGGGCTCTGCACGGCCTGTCCCGCACGCTGGTGGCGAACATGATCACCGGCGTGACCCAGGGTTACGTGAAGAAGCTCGAAATCAGCGGTGTCGGCTACCGCGTCCAGGCGAAGGGCTCCAACCTGGAGTTCGCCCTGGGCTACAGCCACCCCATCACGATCGAGGCGCCCGAGGGCATCTCGTTCAAGGTGGAGAACCCCACCCACTTCTCGGTCGAGGGCATCGACAAGCAGAAGGTGGGCGAGGTCGCCGCGAACATCCGCAAGCTGCGCAAGCCTGACCCGTACAAGGCCAAGGGCGTCAAGTACGAGGGCGAAGTCATCCGGCGCAAGGTCGGAAAGGCGGGTAAGTAA
- the rplR gene encoding 50S ribosomal protein L18 — protein sequence MAYGVKIAKGDAYKRAAIKRRHIRVRKHVSGTPERPRLVVTRSNRHMVAQVIDDIKGHTLASASTLDSSIRGTEGDKSALAKQVGALVAERAKAAGVEAVVFDRGGNKYAGRIAALADAAREAGLKF from the coding sequence ATGGCATACGGTGTAAAAATTGCCAAGGGCGACGCCTACAAGCGCGCCGCCATCAAGCGGCGTCACATCCGCGTCCGCAAGCACGTCTCCGGTACGCCGGAGCGTCCGCGCCTGGTCGTGACGCGTTCCAACCGCCACATGGTCGCCCAGGTGATCGACGACATCAAGGGTCACACCCTGGCGTCGGCGTCCACCCTGGACAGCTCGATCCGCGGCACCGAGGGCGACAAGAGCGCCCTGGCCAAGCAGGTCGGCGCGCTTGTCGCCGAGCGTGCCAAGGCCGCCGGTGTCGAGGCCGTCGTGTTCGACCGTGGTGGCAACAAGTACGCGGGGCGCATCGCCGCCCTCGCGGACGCCGCCCGCGAGGCCGGGCTCAAGTTCTGA
- the rpsE gene encoding 30S ribosomal protein S5, translating into MAGPQRRGSGAGGERRDRKGRDGGASAAEKTAYVERVVAINRVAKVVKGGRRFSFTALVVVGDADGTVGVGYGKAKEVPAAIAKGVEEAKKHFFKVPRIQGTIPHPIQGEKAAGVVLLKPASPGTGVIAGGPVRAVLECAGVHDILSKSLGSDNAINIVHATVAALKGLQRPEEIAARRGLPLEDVAPAALLRARAGAGV; encoded by the coding sequence ATGGCTGGACCCCAGCGCCGCGGTAGCGGTGCCGGTGGCGAGCGGCGGGACCGGAAGGGCCGTGACGGCGGAGCTTCCGCTGCCGAGAAGACCGCGTACGTCGAGCGCGTCGTCGCGATCAACCGTGTCGCCAAGGTAGTCAAGGGTGGTCGCCGCTTCAGCTTCACCGCGCTGGTCGTGGTGGGCGACGCGGACGGCACCGTCGGTGTCGGCTACGGCAAGGCCAAGGAGGTGCCGGCCGCCATCGCCAAGGGTGTGGAGGAGGCCAAGAAGCACTTCTTCAAGGTCCCCCGTATCCAGGGCACCATCCCGCACCCGATCCAGGGCGAGAAGGCCGCCGGCGTCGTGCTCCTGAAGCCGGCGTCGCCGGGTACCGGTGTTATCGCCGGTGGTCCCGTGCGTGCCGTGCTGGAGTGCGCGGGCGTGCACGACATCCTGTCGAAGTCGCTCGGCTCCGACAACGCCATCAACATCGTCCACGCGACCGTGGCGGCCCTCAAGGGTCTCCAGCGTCCCGAGGAGATCGCGGCCCGACGCGGTCTGCCCCTCGAGGACGTGGCCCCCGCGGCCCTGCTCCGTGCGCGTGCCGGGGCGGGTGTCTGA
- the rpmD gene encoding 50S ribosomal protein L30: MARLKITQTKSYIGSKQNHRDTLRSLGLKRLNDTVVKEDRPEFRGMVHTVRHLVTVEEVD, translated from the coding sequence ATGGCCCGCCTCAAGATCACGCAGACGAAGTCGTACATCGGCAGCAAGCAGAACCACCGTGACACGCTGCGTTCGCTCGGGCTCAAGCGCCTGAACGACACGGTTGTCAAGGAGGATCGTCCCGAGTTCCGCGGCATGGTGCACACCGTCCGCCACCTCGTGACGGTCGAGGAGGTCGACTGA